The Gracilimonas sp. genome includes a region encoding these proteins:
- a CDS encoding energy transducer TonB: MRNERKSPKVNLRKSYTIILEVGTIFALLFMIAVVKVNIEAEPPKEIALDEQEVVEMEEVIQTKQVETPPPPPRPPVPVEVPNDEIIEDEMIDMDAELDMDAPMDLPPPPPEEEEEEDFFVVVEQMPELKGGMAKLQGSVKYPDMARKAGIEGRVTVQFIVNEQGNVENAQVVRGIGGGCDEEALKAIRKAEFTPGMQRGRPVRVQYALSINFRLSN, encoded by the coding sequence ATGAGAAACGAGAGAAAGTCACCAAAGGTTAATCTTAGGAAATCTTACACCATCATCCTGGAAGTGGGAACCATATTTGCCCTGCTTTTCATGATTGCCGTGGTAAAAGTTAACATTGAAGCTGAGCCACCTAAAGAAATTGCACTGGATGAGCAGGAAGTCGTAGAGATGGAGGAAGTCATTCAAACCAAGCAAGTGGAAACTCCGCCTCCACCACCCCGGCCACCGGTTCCTGTTGAAGTCCCCAACGATGAAATTATCGAGGATGAGATGATTGATATGGACGCCGAGCTGGATATGGATGCGCCCATGGATCTTCCACCACCCCCGCCTGAAGAAGAGGAAGAAGAAGATTTCTTTGTGGTAGTGGAACAAATGCCGGAACTGAAAGGCGGCATGGCTAAACTTCAGGGAAGTGTTAAGTATCCTGATATGGCCAGAAAAGCCGGAATTGAAGGGCGCGTTACTGTTCAGTTTATTGTGAATGAACAGGGTAATGTTGAAAATGCACAGGTTGTACGCGGAATTGGCGGTGGTTGTGATGAAGAGGCTCTGAAAGCTATCAGGAAAGCTGAATTTACTCCCGGCATGCAACGGGGACGCCCGGTACGGGTACAATATGCCCTTTCTATCAATTTCCGTCTGTCAAATTAA
- a CDS encoding energy transducer TonB: MRNERKSPKADLKRSYTVYLEAGLIIALLFMITAVKVTIETEPPKAIALDEQEVVEMEEVIQTKQIETPPPPPRPPVPVEVPNDEIIEDEMIDLDAELDMDAPMDLPPPPPEEEEEEDFFVVVEQMPELKGGMAKLQGSVKYPEMARRAGIEGRVTVQFIVNEQGKVENAQVVRGIGGGCDEEALKAVQKASFTPGMQRGRPVRVQYALSINFRLEN; encoded by the coding sequence ATGAGAAATGAAAGAAAATCACCTAAAGCAGATCTGAAAAGGTCTTACACTGTCTATCTGGAGGCAGGTTTGATTATTGCTCTGCTTTTTATGATCACAGCCGTTAAGGTTACGATCGAAACTGAGCCCCCGAAAGCAATTGCTCTTGATGAGCAGGAAGTTGTTGAGATGGAGGAAGTAATCCAGACCAAACAAATTGAAACCCCTCCACCACCACCTCGTCCACCGGTCCCGGTCGAAGTTCCCAATGATGAAATTATTGAGGACGAAATGATTGACCTTGATGCCGAACTTGATATGGACGCCCCAATGGATTTACCTCCACCTCCTCCTGAAGAAGAGGAAGAAGAGGATTTCTTCGTGGTTGTAGAGCAGATGCCGGAACTGAAAGGCGGTATGGCTAAACTTCAGGGTAGTGTGAAATATCCCGAAATGGCACGTCGCGCAGGTATTGAAGGCCGCGTTACCGTTCAGTTTATTGTAAACGAGCAGGGTAAAGTTGAAAACGCCCAGGTTGTTCGTGGAATTGGCGGTGGTTGTGATGAAGAAGCCCTGAAAGCCGTTCAAAAAGCGAGCTTTACTCCGGGTATGCAGCGAGGACGACCTGTACGTGTACAGTATGCCTTGTCTATCAACTTCCGATTGGAAAACTAA
- a CDS encoding VanZ family protein: MTKPTKILTRSVKLYLTLLIISTGAILYGTLFPVSYDVPRSLLGMDKLVHLIMFGAWTFFFGLVRFLKDKFKLIPVFIVGTLFGLIVEVLQYLLPTGRSPEFMDFIADLSGTGLAILVLYILAKKVPEFNTDPAS, from the coding sequence ATGACAAAACCGACCAAAATCCTGACCCGATCGGTCAAACTTTATCTTACGCTCTTGATTATTTCTACCGGTGCCATCTTATACGGAACGCTTTTTCCGGTAAGCTACGATGTACCCCGGTCACTTTTAGGTATGGATAAATTGGTTCACCTCATCATGTTTGGTGCCTGGACCTTCTTTTTTGGCCTGGTTCGCTTTCTGAAAGATAAATTCAAGCTTATCCCTGTTTTTATCGTGGGCACCCTATTCGGGTTGATTGTAGAAGTACTTCAATATCTGTTGCCCACGGGAAGAAGCCCTGAGTTCATGGATTTTATTGCCGACCTGTCCGGAACCGGCCTTGCCATTTTGGTTCTCTACATTCTTGCCAAAAAAGTGCCGGAATTTAACACTGACCCCGCATCATAA
- a CDS encoding tyrosine-type recombinase/integrase: MDYAIYPFKRGKKYQLYVQYRETNGRRRTLSTGISYPLRATKKVRDAAMKKAERLGIERMLEDKAQKKERRRINEKFSNFLKDKYFVHVQNNMAENSVPIYVNAMNRFMSICGNKNVNSYQRSDIQDYKLHRLNVDGVKKTTINIELRSIKAGFNWGQNNEYIQKHPFRGQGYMFEVDDRREELSKDQIQRLLKHTQGTMIGLVIRFGYNTGARIGMISKMTWRMVNFEERYIHFPAEIMKGKKAFTMPLNNQAFNIVQVWHALAKKSKKENPHWYDGISFKDTYVVQKEKSSGCYTVSGIQTMFNRAKEEIGIPNKIKFHSLRHSFATHLLENGADIYSVSKLMAHSSVQVTASFYDHTDALNYRDVANMIG; this comes from the coding sequence ATGGATTATGCAATTTATCCGTTTAAACGAGGCAAGAAATATCAACTTTATGTTCAATACAGAGAAACGAACGGAAGAAGGCGGACGCTTTCAACCGGGATAAGCTATCCGCTTCGGGCTACCAAGAAAGTCAGAGATGCGGCCATGAAAAAAGCCGAGCGATTGGGCATAGAGCGTATGCTCGAGGACAAAGCCCAAAAAAAGGAACGACGCCGAATCAATGAAAAGTTCAGCAACTTCCTGAAAGACAAATATTTTGTGCACGTGCAGAATAACATGGCCGAGAACTCCGTGCCTATTTACGTGAATGCCATGAACCGGTTCATGAGCATCTGCGGAAATAAAAACGTAAATAGCTACCAGCGCTCCGATATTCAAGATTATAAACTTCATCGCCTCAATGTAGACGGGGTTAAAAAGACCACCATCAATATTGAACTTCGGAGTATCAAAGCCGGATTCAACTGGGGGCAGAATAACGAGTACATCCAAAAGCATCCGTTTCGTGGGCAAGGCTACATGTTTGAAGTGGATGACCGTCGGGAAGAGCTCTCTAAAGATCAAATCCAAAGACTGCTAAAACATACGCAGGGTACGATGATCGGGCTGGTGATTCGGTTTGGGTACAACACCGGAGCTCGAATTGGGATGATTTCCAAAATGACATGGAGGATGGTCAACTTTGAAGAGCGCTACATTCATTTCCCAGCTGAGATTATGAAAGGCAAAAAGGCCTTCACTATGCCTCTGAATAATCAGGCGTTCAATATTGTGCAGGTCTGGCATGCGCTGGCCAAAAAGAGCAAGAAGGAAAATCCCCATTGGTATGATGGCATTTCCTTCAAAGACACCTATGTGGTGCAAAAAGAAAAAAGCAGTGGCTGTTACACCGTTAGCGGAATACAGACCATGTTTAACCGGGCGAAAGAAGAGATTGGAATCCCCAACAAGATTAAATTCCACAGCCTTCGTCATTCATTTGCCACGCACCTTCTCGAAAATGGAGCTGATATTTATTCGGTAAGTAAACTTATGGCGCATTCCAGTGTACAGGTTACCGCCAGCTTCTACGATCACACCGATGCCCTCAATTATCGGGACGTGGCGAATATGATTGGGTAG
- a CDS encoding energy transducer TonB, with protein sequence MLRKVPSADLKLSYPLVIEGGIIIALVLMIVATKIQLPEQGANQISYVKSEETALILPPSVSETRAIKRQPPVPTVPVNIPNDEPIDPPHIEIIEFNTTDRLMVPPLPGQIFVDVNHDLLKDIEQLPVMIGGEDAFRQSIEYPVMARRMRIQGIVEVEFDVDEHGRVHNPVIVRGIGGGCDKAVLKAIKIQRYKPGKKAGRIASFRIKETVQFILLDV encoded by the coding sequence ATGCTTCGAAAAGTTCCATCAGCTGATTTAAAGTTGAGTTACCCTCTGGTGATTGAGGGCGGGATCATTATTGCGCTTGTGCTAATGATTGTAGCAACCAAAATTCAGCTTCCGGAACAAGGGGCAAATCAAATCTCCTATGTGAAAAGTGAAGAAACGGCACTCATTCTCCCCCCATCCGTTTCAGAAACCCGAGCGATTAAGAGGCAACCACCGGTTCCGACCGTTCCTGTTAACATCCCAAATGATGAGCCTATAGATCCCCCGCACATTGAAATCATCGAGTTCAATACTACAGACAGACTTATGGTTCCTCCCTTGCCGGGACAAATTTTTGTAGATGTAAATCATGATCTTCTTAAAGATATTGAGCAACTCCCGGTGATGATTGGTGGTGAGGATGCGTTCAGACAAAGCATTGAATATCCGGTGATGGCTCGTCGCATGAGAATTCAGGGCATTGTGGAAGTGGAATTTGATGTTGATGAACATGGCCGCGTTCACAACCCGGTTATCGTTCGGGGAATTGGCGGCGGTTGTGATAAAGCTGTATTAAAGGCCATTAAAATTCAACGGTACAAACCCGGAAAGAAAGCAGGAAGAATAGCCTCATTCCGAATTAAAGAGACCGTTCAGTTTATACTGCTGGATGTTTGA
- a CDS encoding NAD(P)H-hydrate epimerase → MDLVPHSYYLCSAEQSRFMDEKTISEFGIDGFTLMEIAGTRAADFIQSRLPSGSHGVFFCGKGNNAGDALVMARLLSQQGFKITICFLSGTGDLSPDTLENLGLLQKLDEDIELLDWEDFNPGAYDFIVDGMLGTGLNSDVRAPYSDAISWINKQGVPVFALDVPTGLHADSGRILGTAVQADFTLSFGALKTGFYLNQGFDTSGEVILCELSFPNKFKKPTAALIDRSWVEAASPSPKRQKHKYDGGVLYIIAGSEGLTGAGILAAKSAWSAGLGAVVLITPKGLLEIYEKQLVQIIKKPVGGRDDVYFKEEHVEQVLDIIAEKHGKVLIGPGLGRQQETIRFTQSILLNFEGDVLIDADALFALSKMENRKRPEGSNWVLTPHPGELKTLFNQQLEDDFDRLNLTKQKAREEKITLLSKGMPSIVGTETGDAYLTGYETRIFARAGFGDVLAGKVGAYWLKYSSSELACFYGLLDGFQKAQQYFVENSGSLAPIDII, encoded by the coding sequence ATGGATTTAGTTCCTCATTCATATTATTTATGCTCGGCTGAGCAATCCCGGTTTATGGATGAGAAGACCATCTCGGAGTTTGGCATTGATGGTTTTACCCTGATGGAAATTGCCGGAACACGGGCAGCTGATTTTATTCAGTCCCGGCTCCCTTCAGGCTCACATGGGGTTTTCTTTTGCGGAAAAGGGAATAATGCCGGAGATGCGCTGGTCATGGCCCGGCTCCTCTCCCAACAGGGATTTAAAATTACGATTTGTTTTTTATCCGGAACCGGTGACCTGAGCCCTGATACCCTGGAAAACCTTGGGCTGCTCCAAAAGCTTGATGAAGACATCGAGCTGCTGGATTGGGAAGATTTCAATCCGGGCGCATACGACTTTATCGTTGATGGCATGTTAGGAACGGGACTGAACTCAGACGTCCGCGCACCCTACTCCGATGCCATATCATGGATTAATAAACAGGGAGTCCCGGTGTTTGCTTTGGATGTCCCCACCGGGTTGCATGCTGATTCGGGGCGCATTCTTGGAACTGCGGTTCAGGCCGATTTCACGCTGAGTTTCGGTGCCTTAAAAACCGGTTTTTATCTGAACCAGGGCTTTGATACGTCCGGAGAAGTTATTCTGTGTGAACTTTCCTTCCCCAACAAGTTTAAAAAACCTACTGCCGCATTAATTGACAGAAGCTGGGTCGAAGCAGCTTCCCCATCCCCAAAAAGACAGAAGCACAAATATGATGGCGGCGTACTTTATATCATAGCCGGATCAGAGGGATTGACCGGAGCCGGAATTCTTGCTGCAAAAAGTGCCTGGTCGGCAGGACTCGGAGCTGTGGTCCTGATCACCCCAAAAGGATTACTCGAAATTTATGAGAAGCAGCTGGTACAGATCATCAAGAAACCGGTAGGAGGTCGTGATGATGTGTACTTCAAGGAAGAACATGTTGAACAAGTGCTGGACATCATCGCCGAAAAGCACGGAAAAGTTTTAATTGGTCCGGGACTGGGAAGGCAGCAGGAAACCATCCGGTTTACCCAGAGCATACTCCTGAATTTTGAAGGTGATGTACTCATAGATGCCGATGCTTTGTTTGCTCTTTCCAAAATGGAAAATCGAAAACGGCCTGAGGGTTCAAATTGGGTTTTAACACCTCACCCCGGAGAGTTGAAAACGCTGTTTAATCAGCAGCTAGAAGATGATTTTGACCGGCTCAACCTCACCAAACAGAAAGCAAGAGAAGAAAAAATCACCTTATTGAGTAAAGGAATGCCATCCATTGTTGGAACAGAAACCGGAGATGCGTATTTAACAGGATACGAAACCCGTATCTTTGCCCGGGCCGGATTCGGAGACGTGCTGGCCGGAAAAGTAGGGGCTTATTGGCTGAAATATTCATCATCTGAGCTGGCTTGTTTTTACGGATTATTGGACGGCTTCCAGAAAGCACAACAATATTTTGTGGAGAACTCCGGTTCTTTAGCACCTATTGATATTATCTAA
- the proS gene encoding proline--tRNA ligase, translated as MAQKITSQEKDYSQWYLDVVREAKLAEHSPVRGSMVIRPNGMALWENMREALDQMFKDTGHENAYFPLFIPKSFLSKEAQHVEGFAKECAVVTHSRLKSVDGGVEVDPESKLEEELIVRPTSETIIWDTYRGWIQSYRDLPILVNQWANVVRWEMRTRLFLRTMEFLWQEGHTAHATKEEAEAETRQMLDVYATFAEEFMAMPVIKGVKTASERFAGAVETYCIEALMQDGKALQAGTSHFLGQNFAKAFDVKFQDKDGEHKLVWATSWGVSTRLIGGLIMTHSDDQGLVLPPKLAPTQVVIVPIYRSDEQREAVLEYADSIHDELKELGVRIKVDDRDNQNPGYKFAEHEAAGIPLRIAVGPRDLENNNVELARRDTKEKNIESREGLSKRIQKLLADIQDELFTKAKERREEMTSHVDSYDEFRKVIKDKGGFVWAHWDGTAETEEKIKEDTKATIRLIPLEDGEEGKCMVTGKPSKQKVLFARSY; from the coding sequence ATGGCACAAAAAATAACTTCACAGGAAAAAGATTATTCACAATGGTATCTGGATGTAGTCCGGGAAGCTAAACTGGCCGAGCACTCTCCCGTGCGCGGAAGCATGGTGATTCGCCCGAATGGTATGGCGCTCTGGGAAAACATGCGCGAAGCCCTGGACCAGATGTTTAAAGATACCGGCCATGAAAATGCCTACTTCCCCCTGTTTATCCCAAAGTCATTTTTATCTAAAGAAGCGCAGCACGTTGAGGGCTTTGCCAAGGAATGTGCAGTAGTTACTCACAGCCGACTCAAAAGCGTGGATGGCGGAGTGGAAGTGGATCCCGAATCGAAGCTGGAAGAAGAACTGATTGTACGTCCTACTTCAGAGACCATTATCTGGGACACCTACCGCGGGTGGATACAGTCGTATCGAGACCTTCCCATCCTTGTAAATCAATGGGCGAATGTAGTCCGCTGGGAAATGCGTACCCGTTTGTTCTTGCGAACCATGGAATTTCTCTGGCAGGAAGGTCATACGGCTCACGCCACCAAAGAAGAGGCTGAAGCAGAAACGCGCCAGATGCTGGACGTATATGCTACTTTTGCTGAAGAATTCATGGCGATGCCGGTCATTAAAGGGGTAAAAACAGCCAGCGAACGATTTGCAGGTGCTGTTGAGACCTATTGTATTGAAGCCCTGATGCAGGACGGAAAAGCTCTGCAGGCCGGAACATCCCATTTCCTGGGACAGAATTTCGCAAAAGCATTTGATGTAAAATTTCAGGACAAAGATGGCGAGCATAAACTGGTTTGGGCAACCAGCTGGGGCGTTTCCACCCGGTTAATAGGCGGTTTGATTATGACTCACTCCGATGATCAGGGACTGGTGCTTCCTCCTAAACTGGCCCCTACCCAGGTTGTAATAGTGCCTATTTACCGAAGCGATGAGCAACGTGAAGCTGTACTCGAATACGCCGATAGTATCCATGATGAGTTGAAAGAGTTGGGAGTCCGCATAAAAGTGGATGACCGCGACAATCAAAATCCGGGCTATAAGTTTGCTGAACATGAAGCTGCCGGCATCCCATTAAGAATAGCCGTTGGCCCCCGTGATCTGGAAAACAATAATGTAGAACTGGCGCGCCGGGATACCAAAGAGAAAAACATTGAATCCCGGGAAGGACTCAGCAAGCGCATCCAAAAGCTGCTGGCTGACATTCAGGATGAATTGTTCACCAAAGCTAAAGAACGACGGGAAGAAATGACTTCACACGTTGATTCTTATGACGAGTTCCGCAAGGTGATTAAAGACAAAGGCGGCTTTGTTTGGGCTCATTGGGATGGAACGGCGGAGACCGAAGAAAAAATTAAAGAAGATACCAAGGCAACCATTCGCCTGATTCCGCTTGAGGATGGGGAAGAAGGAAAATGTATGGTAACCGGGAAGCCTTCTAAGCAGAAGGTGTTGTTCGCTCGGTCGTACTAA
- a CDS encoding energy transducer TonB, whose amino-acid sequence MRSSKSTFDLRKNYTLLCELGLIAALLIFIGAFKFHLPVSVTDGSDFIIKDEPPIVLSPITKQEKPPAEPPLARIPAAVPNDEPIEIPDIEFPEFGDTGSALSLPPEEPKDEKPEILDQVQFMPKIKGGIKALYSDITYPELAKRNGIEGTVEVRFVVNEKGGVEDPEIIRGIGAGCDEEVLEAIKLQSYTPGIQNGKLVKVRMKQLVHFRLK is encoded by the coding sequence ATGCGCTCTTCAAAATCCACTTTCGATCTTCGTAAAAACTACACCCTGCTATGCGAATTGGGATTAATTGCAGCACTTCTGATTTTCATTGGGGCCTTTAAATTTCATTTACCGGTTTCAGTAACCGACGGCTCTGACTTCATTATCAAGGATGAGCCTCCCATCGTTCTTTCTCCAATCACTAAACAGGAAAAACCGCCTGCTGAACCTCCTCTTGCTCGCATTCCCGCTGCAGTACCCAATGACGAACCAATTGAAATACCCGACATCGAATTCCCTGAGTTCGGCGATACCGGATCGGCACTATCCTTACCTCCGGAAGAACCCAAAGATGAGAAACCCGAGATTCTTGATCAGGTACAGTTTATGCCCAAAATTAAAGGTGGAATCAAAGCCCTGTACAGCGACATCACCTACCCTGAACTCGCAAAAAGAAATGGAATTGAGGGAACCGTTGAAGTCCGCTTTGTTGTGAATGAGAAAGGTGGAGTAGAAGACCCTGAAATTATCCGGGGCATCGGTGCCGGTTGTGATGAAGAGGTTCTGGAAGCCATCAAGCTGCAAAGCTATACGCCGGGGATTCAAAATGGTAAGCTGGTAAAAGTACGTATGAAACAGCTGGTTCACTTCAGGCTGAAATAG